One window of Phycodurus eques isolate BA_2022a chromosome 17, UOR_Pequ_1.1, whole genome shotgun sequence genomic DNA carries:
- the LOC133415756 gene encoding gap junction beta-2 protein-like isoform X1, translated as MQWRQGCVRKNSREKRFSDPEPKMNWASFYGVVGGVNRHSTGIGRVWLSVLFIFRILVLAVAAESAWGDEKSAFACNTQQPGCDSVCYDHFFPVSHIRLWALQLILVSAPALLVATHVAHRRHVDRRLRELSGKSDPKELEQLRSRKMKITGALWWTYVISLLFRVALEVTFMYIFYMIYPGYKMIRLVKCDSYPCPNTVDCFVSRPTEKTVFTVFMLAASGVCVLLNVAEVVFLAAKGRGGQPRDAGDASAGAWLQHKLVGGK; from the exons ATGCAGTGGCGGCAAGGGTGCGTACGGAAGAACTCGAGAGAAAAGCGCTTCAGCG ACCCGGAGCCCAAAATGAACTGGGCTTCATTTTACGGCGTCGTCGGCGGCGTCAACAGACACTCGACGGGAATCGGTCGCGTCTGGCTCTCGGTGCTGTTCATTTTCCGCATCCTGGTCCTGGCGGTGGCGGCCGAGAGCGCGTGGGGcgacgagaagtcggctttcgCTTGCAACACCCAGCAGCCGGGCTGCGACAGCGTGTGCTACGACCACTTCTTCCCCGTCTCTCACATCCGGCTGTGGGCCCTGCAGCTCATCCTGGTCTCCGCTCCCGCCCTGCTGGTGGCCACGCACGTGGCCCACCGGCGCCACGTGGACCGCAGACTCCGCGAGCTGTCAGGCAAGAGCGACCCCAAAGAACTGGAGCAGCTTCGGAGCCGAAAGATGAAAATCACCGGCGCCCTCTGGTGGACGTACGTCATCAGCCTGTTGTTCCGGGTGGCGTTGGAGGTGACCTTCATGTACATCTTCTACATGATCTACCCCGGTTACAAGATGATCCGCCTGGTCAAGTGCGACTCGTACCCGTGTCCCAACACGGTGGACTGCTTCGTGTCCCGGCCCACCGAGAAAACCGTCTTCACCGTGTTCATGCTGGCCGCCTCGGGCGTCTGCGTGCTGCTCAACGTCGCCGAAGTCGTCTTCTTGGCGGCCAAGGGCCGCGGCGGGCAGCCGCGCGACGCCGGAGACGCGAGCGCCGGGGCTTGGCTCCAGCACAAGCTCGTTGGAGGGAAATAA
- the LOC133415749 gene encoding LOW QUALITY PROTEIN: oligophrenin-1-like (The sequence of the model RefSeq protein was modified relative to this genomic sequence to represent the inferred CDS: deleted 1 base in 1 codon), with protein MGHPPLEFSDCYSDSPDFRETLKCYELELHRTSKFLKELIKDGNSVINAIKGYSVAVQKLSQTLGVFQFDVIGDSLTDDEINIAQSFQEFAVLLQEAEHDRMMLVQNASDLLIKPLEKFRKEQIALTKEKRKKFEKEGEKYYSQLDKHLNLSAKKKESQLQEADEVLCKERVNFYESSVEYVYQIHQVQDRKKFDVVEPVLAFLHSILTLNNLTVEMTQDFMPYKQELQLSLQNTRNHYESTREEMEDLMKRMKRSSQICKRPSWLPMAGYLYCQEKWALGVTWVKYYCKYRTEGRLLLMVPCEQKPTTKQGPTQLTLKSCVRRKTDSIDKRFCFDVEVNERNTPVTFQALSEGDRKLWMEAMDGKDPIYHSPIHKQAEMELNETGFTFVRMCIDYVEEKGLTQEGVYRTVGSNIQVQKLLNAFFDPANSADVDLRAGDWDVKTVTSAMKFYLRSLSEPLMTYDLHRDLVLAAKSDSLDFRLSEIHSLAYKLPERNREMLEMLLKHLAAVCGRSRDNLMTPSNMAVIYGPTLMRAKEETVAAMLDIKFQNIVVEILIEEYKKIFSHAPEDSNAPPVPPPRITPRKRQPITISKRPPRLYPPLSHERFVRRRRRTENGASGDPAADGDASASPVPLQRTKSSNCPPLAPREAPRKQAPLCRAANVDGGQVERPESSLSPDGEPGPPVGRVASFRGRRPPPKGDCDGPSRAGRATPVCRPPVRPPEPPSRQPAGGDASAASYVASKAKFFENASRTVSSLAASQSPSAATNEKKES; from the exons ATGGGGCACCCTCCCCTGGAGTTTAGCGACTGCTACTCGGACAGTCCCGACTTCAGGGAGACGCTCAAGTGCTACGAGCTGGAGCTCCACAGGACCAGCAAATTCCTCAAGGAATTAATCAAAGACGGCAACAGTGTCATCAACGCCATCAAGG GTTATTCTGTGGCCGTGCAGAAGCTCTCCCAGACGCTCGGCGTCTTCCAGTTCGACGTCATCGGCGACTCCCTGACGGATGACGAAATTAACATCG CTCAGTCGTTCCAGGAGTTTGCGGTCCTCTTGCAGGAAGCCGAGCACGACAGGATGATGCTG GTTCAGAATGCGTCCGATCTGCTCATCAAGCCTCTGGAGAAGTTCAGAAAGGAGCAAATCGCATTAACGAAA gaaaagaggaagaaattCGAGAAGGAGGGTGAAAAATACTACTCGCAGCTGGACAAACACCTGAATCTTTCTGCCAAGAAGAAGGAGAGCCAACTTCAAGAG GCCGATGAGGTTTTGTGTAAAGAGCGAGTCAACTTCTACGAGTCCTCGGTGGAGTACGTGTACCAGATCCATCAGGTCCAAGACAGGAAGAAGTTTGACGTGGTGGAGCCT GTGTTGGCGTTTCTCCACAGCATTTTGACCCTGAACAATTTAACGGTGGAGATGACGCAGGACTTCATGCCCTACAAGCAGGAGCTGCAGCTCAGCCTGCAGAAC ACGAGGAACCACTACGAGAGCACGCGCGAGGAGATGGAGGACCTGATGAAGCGAATGAAGCGCTCCTCGCAGATCTGCAAACGGCCCAGCTGGCTGCCCATGGCGGGCTACCTGTACTGCCAGGAGAAGT GGGCCCTGGGCGTGACGTGGGTCAAATATTACTGCAAGTATCGCACCGAAGGAAGACTGCTGCTCATGGTTCCTTGTGAACAGAAACCCACCACGAAGCAG GGGCCCACGCAGCTGACCCTGAAGTCCTGTGTCCGCCGCAAGACGGACTCCATAGACAAGCGCTTTTGTTTTGACGTGGAAGTGAACGAGAG AAACACGCCCGTCACGTTCCAGGCTCTTTCGGAGGGAGACAGGAAGTTGTGGATGGAGGCCATGGATGGAAAAGATCCC aTCTATCACTCCCCAATCCACAAGCAGGCAGAGA TGGAACTCAACGAAACGGGTTTCACGTTCGTGCGCATGTGCATCGACTATGTGGAAGAAAAGG GACTCACACAAGAGGGCGTGTACCGAACGGTTGGCAGCAACATCCAAGTGCAGAAGCTTCTAAACGCCTTCTTCG ATCCTGCAAACTCGGCGGACGTGGACCTGCGTGCCGGCGACTGGGACGTGAAAACCGTCACCAGCGCAATGAAGTTTTATCTGAG AAGTCTGTCGGAACCTCTGATGACCTACGATCTGCACCGAGACCTCGTGCTAGCTGCAA AATCGGACAGTCTGGACTTCCGACTGAGCGAGATTCACTCGCTCGCCTACAAACTACCCGAGAGAAATCGGGAGATGCTGGAGATGCTTCTCAAGCACCTGGCGGC CGTGTGCGGCCGCAGCCGAGACAACCTCATGACGCCGTCCAACATGGCCGTCATCTACGGGCCCACGCTGATGAGGGCCAAGGAGGAGACGGTGGCCGCCATGCTGGACATCAAATTCCAAAATATTGTCGTGGAGATTCTGATCGAGGAATACAAAAAG ATTTTCAGCCACGCGCCGGAGGACAGCAACGCCCCGCCCGTCCCTCCGCCGCGCATCACCCCGAGAAAGCGGCAGCCCATCACCATCTCCAAGCGGCCGCCTCGTCTTTATCCGCCTCTGAGTCACGAGCGCTTCgtccggcggcggcggcgcaccGAGA ACGGAGCGAGTGGCGACCCGGCGGCGGACGGCGACGCGTCGGCGAGCCCCGTCCCCTTGCAGAGGACCAAATCTTCCAACTGTCCTCCGCTTGCTCCTCGAGAAGCTCCTCGCAAGCAAGCGCCGCTGTGCAGAGCGGCCAACGTCGACGGCGGTCAGGTAGAAAGGCCGGAGTCGTCTTTGTCGCCCGACGGAGAGCCCGGACCCCCCGTCGGTCGAGTAGCGTCGTTCCGGGGCCGAAGGCCTCCTCCGAAAG GAGATTGCGACGGACCGAGCAGAGCGGGCCGGGCGACGCCCGTTTGCAGACCG CCGGTCAGACCTCCCGAGCCGCCCTCCAGGCAGCCCGCCGGCGGCGACGCGTCCGCCGCATCCTA TGTTGCCTCAAAGGCGAAGTTTTTTGAGAATGCCTCGAGAACTGTTAGCAG TTTAGCAGCTTCGCAGTCACCATCAGCAGCGACAAACGAGAAAAAAGAG AGCTGA
- the LOC133415756 gene encoding gap junction beta-1 protein-like isoform X2 yields the protein MPLSPPAEPDPEPKMNWASFYGVVGGVNRHSTGIGRVWLSVLFIFRILVLAVAAESAWGDEKSAFACNTQQPGCDSVCYDHFFPVSHIRLWALQLILVSAPALLVATHVAHRRHVDRRLRELSGKSDPKELEQLRSRKMKITGALWWTYVISLLFRVALEVTFMYIFYMIYPGYKMIRLVKCDSYPCPNTVDCFVSRPTEKTVFTVFMLAASGVCVLLNVAEVVFLAAKGRGGQPRDAGDASAGAWLQHKLVGGK from the exons ATGCCGCTTTCGCCTCCTGCTGAGCCCG ACCCGGAGCCCAAAATGAACTGGGCTTCATTTTACGGCGTCGTCGGCGGCGTCAACAGACACTCGACGGGAATCGGTCGCGTCTGGCTCTCGGTGCTGTTCATTTTCCGCATCCTGGTCCTGGCGGTGGCGGCCGAGAGCGCGTGGGGcgacgagaagtcggctttcgCTTGCAACACCCAGCAGCCGGGCTGCGACAGCGTGTGCTACGACCACTTCTTCCCCGTCTCTCACATCCGGCTGTGGGCCCTGCAGCTCATCCTGGTCTCCGCTCCCGCCCTGCTGGTGGCCACGCACGTGGCCCACCGGCGCCACGTGGACCGCAGACTCCGCGAGCTGTCAGGCAAGAGCGACCCCAAAGAACTGGAGCAGCTTCGGAGCCGAAAGATGAAAATCACCGGCGCCCTCTGGTGGACGTACGTCATCAGCCTGTTGTTCCGGGTGGCGTTGGAGGTGACCTTCATGTACATCTTCTACATGATCTACCCCGGTTACAAGATGATCCGCCTGGTCAAGTGCGACTCGTACCCGTGTCCCAACACGGTGGACTGCTTCGTGTCCCGGCCCACCGAGAAAACCGTCTTCACCGTGTTCATGCTGGCCGCCTCGGGCGTCTGCGTGCTGCTCAACGTCGCCGAAGTCGTCTTCTTGGCGGCCAAGGGCCGCGGCGGGCAGCCGCGCGACGCCGGAGACGCGAGCGCCGGGGCTTGGCTCCAGCACAAGCTCGTTGGAGGGAAATAA
- the LOC133415756 gene encoding gap junction beta-1 protein-like isoform X3: MKSRHQNDPEPKMNWASFYGVVGGVNRHSTGIGRVWLSVLFIFRILVLAVAAESAWGDEKSAFACNTQQPGCDSVCYDHFFPVSHIRLWALQLILVSAPALLVATHVAHRRHVDRRLRELSGKSDPKELEQLRSRKMKITGALWWTYVISLLFRVALEVTFMYIFYMIYPGYKMIRLVKCDSYPCPNTVDCFVSRPTEKTVFTVFMLAASGVCVLLNVAEVVFLAAKGRGGQPRDAGDASAGAWLQHKLVGGK, encoded by the exons ATGAAATCCCGCCATCAAAACG ACCCGGAGCCCAAAATGAACTGGGCTTCATTTTACGGCGTCGTCGGCGGCGTCAACAGACACTCGACGGGAATCGGTCGCGTCTGGCTCTCGGTGCTGTTCATTTTCCGCATCCTGGTCCTGGCGGTGGCGGCCGAGAGCGCGTGGGGcgacgagaagtcggctttcgCTTGCAACACCCAGCAGCCGGGCTGCGACAGCGTGTGCTACGACCACTTCTTCCCCGTCTCTCACATCCGGCTGTGGGCCCTGCAGCTCATCCTGGTCTCCGCTCCCGCCCTGCTGGTGGCCACGCACGTGGCCCACCGGCGCCACGTGGACCGCAGACTCCGCGAGCTGTCAGGCAAGAGCGACCCCAAAGAACTGGAGCAGCTTCGGAGCCGAAAGATGAAAATCACCGGCGCCCTCTGGTGGACGTACGTCATCAGCCTGTTGTTCCGGGTGGCGTTGGAGGTGACCTTCATGTACATCTTCTACATGATCTACCCCGGTTACAAGATGATCCGCCTGGTCAAGTGCGACTCGTACCCGTGTCCCAACACGGTGGACTGCTTCGTGTCCCGGCCCACCGAGAAAACCGTCTTCACCGTGTTCATGCTGGCCGCCTCGGGCGTCTGCGTGCTGCTCAACGTCGCCGAAGTCGTCTTCTTGGCGGCCAAGGGCCGCGGCGGGCAGCCGCGCGACGCCGGAGACGCGAGCGCCGGGGCTTGGCTCCAGCACAAGCTCGTTGGAGGGAAATAA